The sequence below is a genomic window from Oreochromis aureus strain Israel breed Guangdong linkage group 12, ZZ_aureus, whole genome shotgun sequence.
TCCATGACGACACTTCACCTTTAACCTCACGCTCCTGAGGCCGTGACCCCATCCTCTCTGAACACAAACCAGACCAATCAGAATGCTCCACTTGCTgcgaaaggaaaaaaaaacgaaaaaaaaaacacacacccaaaGGCCTCCGCTCCTATGACAGTGTTTGACATCAGGTCAGATTCCTTTAGCATAACAACTAACACTATGGTGTTGTGTGAGGAGTCTGTCTTTGTCAGCACAAAACACCCGTTACAATCCACAGAGAAAAAGCCACAGGAAAAGAAGGGCAAGAGTAAAAGTTTTGCATCTCTTCAGGAGTCAGACATAACCAAAGATAAGCAGAACAGTTTGCAATCTTCATTATATGGTTTCAGTGAAACCTCAGAACATGCCAAAAATGATCTGAAGCGGTTAAGCCAAATAATATCcctaaacacaaagaaatatgTTGAGGCAAGCCTTAATAAAGAACGGTGGGGCTAACAAAGGTACTGTCCCAGGTATCCATGCACCAGGGGGGCTGCCTGCAAACTCCCCCTCATCTCCACCCAACTGCCGAAGTGTGACCTTTccctcagagcagagaggataTCTGCGGGGAGCAGGGGCACATTTCTCAGGCAAGGGCACAGGGGttattttggtttgaatttcCTCTCTGTTCTCTGGCCTGAAACAtaaagtggggggaaaaaaagaaagagagaaaaacttgCCCAGGCAGGCTCTGCCCCCAGCATTTGTTACCTTCTCTCCAACAACACACCCATTGCCATCTCCTCAGACTCATACCCACAcaaacgcacgcacacacgcacacctctGCCTCTGGCCACAAGAAGTGCTTAGGAAACCAGACACAAATCAGAACATGGGAAGTGATTTAGTGCCTCCTTCATAACTCACAACCATGTCCAGGACCTGTCCAACATGTCATCCAAGTCAGTGACATATTGATCTACTTCACTGTCTCTATTTTGTTTCACAGCACAGCACTGCACGCTTCGGTCTTTTCGGAAGGGTTCGCGCacacatgaaaacaaaggctACTCGAGGATGTTTCGCATgcctttggtttttgttttgagcTAAAACAATAATGTGCCtaatttcatttttcaccacaacctgccacacacacaaaaacaaaacaaaaaaccccccaaaacaacatGTACAgtgtaaacagtaaaatatacaatattttactgtttatttagtatttttctAATTGGTGTTAAGTAGTGACAGTTTTATGGGCAGACATATTTGAAGAGCTATAGATACACAGCTacactgaaaaaactgaaaaaaactcCTACACACAGACTAGAATGAACAATGGTTGTGGTGCATGAAAGTGATggaaaaattgaattattttctcTTCCATAAATGCAAATGGTAGCTATTACCTCCTCACTCACCTCGTGAGCGAAACCACAGATGTTCttttaagggggaaaaaaaacccaacacacacacacaaaaaaacttctctctatctctcttaGTTTCTCTTGCCCGCCATCGGTTTCTACTTCTGTCTCCCAAGAGAAACAGCTCCAGTGTCATAACTCATTTGTCAGTTCCTCAATACAAATTAAACACTGCCTGACGACTACCTGTATGGCACATAACATAACCGCTGCTGGCAGCATGACAACATCTACacctctgaaaaaaagaaaagaaagtaaaacacacacacactttttaaaaagctgcactTGAATAACAGGGAATACATGAACCCAGGACATCTTTCGGGACCTTTGCATCAAACTGATTTTTGggatttggttttttttaaatgtgtgtgtcttcTTTGGACCCCTGTGTCGCTAAACAAGACACGTGGACATTTTTGGAGGCTTGCCACTTGCACCCACATTCAAATGCTTGGAACTCCTCCCTCTGTGCATCTCCTAGGTATAATCAGCTTTCCATTCCTTGCTGCTTCCAAGGAGAATATTTACCACATGCTGAGAcaagtttcattttattctaACACCTTTCCCCAGGGAAAACAAAACACCGGATGGAGGTTCTATTTTGAAGAGTTGAAACTCcagcaatgcaaaaaaaaagtcttgacACCTTGGTTCGtctttttctctcactctctcttcaTCAGTCACCAGCACGCGTCTTTAATAGGCTTCCTTTGACTGTCTTGCAAAAATCCCAAGGAACATGAAAACCACGCGCACGTCGCACGCAAACAAACAGATGACTCTCAGAAAGTGTCCTAAATCTAGACGCTTTAAATATAAAGACGGATGCATTTCGATACTGTATACTTTACACTCAGAGTAAATACTCTTAAATGTTTTCAGCATGTTAGGAATCAGTGTGCACGCGCTCCAACGGCAGAGACACCTGAGATCTGAGGATGAAGCCGTGGGCATGACACTGAgtctaaataaatcaaactttatgtCCACAGCAGGCAAATGCATATGCAAGTTGCAGTGccagcgcgcgcacacacacgcacacgctaAAGGAGTGAAATTTTTTTtgacattaaaatattttaatgcaattgtttgtttgttttttatgtccACACTACAGACATTTTCAAGTGTTGCCCTTTTCTTACATTAACACATCTGTGCTGCTAAAAACTAACCGTCCTTTACAGCTTGGATGAACCTGTCAATAACCAAGTCAGCTTGAAGTAGTCACTGGAAGATGAATTATGACTTTCGGAAAACAATATTAACAATGCTAATTGCTATGATTATCATAATGATGAAGTGCAGAAGTGTGCGGGCGAGGCCTGGTGGAGGAGTGttgttgggaaaaaaaaaaagtcgatATAAAACACCTTGTAATGACAGGTAAAGAACACAGACTGCCCCAAGCtgggtttttttccctccccccTCCACATTTCAAGCACGTGCCAATCACTTTCTTCTATTTTAGAAAAAGGAAGCACAAATTACTGGTGTGATTTGAGGAGCTGTTGTCGTACTGAAATGTCAAAGCCAGGTAGTCTCACAGGATTGTTCTCCATGCTATCAATACAGCCTCCTTTTTTGTGCTTTAAGTACTTTCTCATAGGTGTGATAAGACGAAAGCTCCTTCTTTTCAAAGCTGTCAAAGTCAGAGTGACAGATTTGATCATTATTAAAGCTGTTTAAGGACTGACTACTGAGCGTGAAGAGTGAAAACTATTCTATGAGGTCAACTGtgaagtgtgaaaaaaaaaaaaaactgtgtacgggccaaaaaaaaaaaaaaaaacagtgaaaagtaaaaataaaaataactgaatCACTTCCTACGCCTGCTGCTCGCCTGTTATCTTGACTATGCACGACTTTCCAAATGAGCGGTCAGCTTCTGGCAAAGATATACAGAAGAGAAGGGAAGAGGAAGagcgtaaaaaaaaaatgcttttagaaaaaggagaaataacATTAACTGACATGGGAAAGTTGGTCGTGTACACCTAAAAACTTCTTCCTCCTTGCTAAACCTCCTTGAGAGTTCGGGGAAGCCGAGCAGCACACCAGACTCTGCAGGCCACGGGGCTTATAGCAACTGGTATTGCTCTGCCTGGGCGAAAGACTCGCGCTGCACAACGTCACTTAGATAGGAGGCCAAGTATGGGGTCCAGTGGGGGACATTACTGCCACACGCATCACTTTAACAGGCACAGAGGGACCACAGAGATGTGAGCCGGGATGCACAGATATCAGCACTCAGAATACAGTTCCTGTAAGCACAGTTTAGCTTTTATCTGCACACTCAAGCATCCAGTAAGTTACACACTGCTTGTAAATATCAGCACTGGGTCTTATTTAAAGCATAGCAAGATATATAGTTCCTGAAATCCTCGTGAAAGACAAATACACACGGCAACAGCAATTAATCTACACTTCCCTACTTTACATTTGAGTGAAATGGTGATCAGAGATTGAAAAGCTTCAACTTTAAAGGAACCAAAGTGATCCTTGACCCCCAACGCTGGTCAGTCTCACCTCATCAGATACAGATATCCAAAGTACACACAGCCTGCTCATTCACCTGGTCCACTTCTCAAGGTAAATTTCTTGACACAATTGAGTAAAAACACTTTGAGCACAAAGCCTAAAGTTTCTCTAGAAATAAGCCATTTTTCATATAGAGATACATTCTCAGAAAAGATGAATGCCAGACAACTGAACTAAAtttcaaagcatttttttcacctttaaaacaaggcttttatttatttctgttcaTCATTACTGAAGTTTTTGATTTGACACAAGAATAAAAAGAATCTATGCATAATTCCAAACAAATACTAAGACATTTGCTGTGTGTATATGCTGTGGTGAGGAAAGAAGTGTGTTTTTTTGGAAGGGGTCAGAAAGAGAACTATTTGACCtgcaaggaaaaaaatgtaacatggCTGCAATTCTTTTTAGCCAGGACGTACGACTCACATGACAGTTATAGTTCCACAGCGTAGAAATATCTTAACAAGTCATGTCGTCTTTGAACATTCGTTAAAATATCCCAATACGTGAGGAAGAATCATTTTTACTGGAATTACACGAATTAAGTTCTTCCTAATTAAAATGGTCATTTTTCTATGACCCAGTTAAATTTCGTTAAGCCTAATGGACTAAAGAATCGCCttgatttattttacattagTGTCACTGGCATTATCTTGCCAGTGGCAGATTTTTGTTTACAAGGCTGAGGACTTATAACTCGACTCAGTGGTGGAGATGGATATTTTTTGCAGTGTGAAAAGCCTGTGGGATGTTATGGAACTACACTGTGGGCTATGACTTATCTTAAATTATTATGTTATTTTGCTCCCTTCTGTGTAGCCTAAGCATCAGATTCAATCTTAAaatccccctcccccctctcaaATACACCTCCACCCTTTTTTCATCTTTGCTGTCTGAAGCACTCAAATGAGAAACTGTCAGGAGCCGTGATTTGTGCTAACTAGCTATCGATCGCTCCAGAGCTGCATGCCTTGTGTCCATGCAGGGAGGGCTGAAAGAGgaaaggagagaagaggaggagaggaaggagaggagagaggaaggagaggaggacTATTCTGCCTTAAATTACTGATTTTTGCCTATTgaaaattttttaaatgtgccatCAGCGCCAGAGGAATTAAAATAGTAAATGCAGCAGGATGAGTGTGGCTGACTGCTCATCATTGTTAGATTTGCTCAGTAATTATAATCAAAATGAGTTACCATTTATAAATCTCTGACAACAGAAGCCTCTTTAATTAAGAGGAAGCACAGGGATAGGTGAGCAGCAATGCACCAGTTTGGCTGATTCTGGATCACATTAATATGCAGCACACCGCTTGTTACAGTTACTTTGTGACCGGGTGAGCACAAAAAAACCTAAATGGTGAGTCAGAGTGCTTTTTAGATGTAATGCCACCACTGCTACAGCGAGACGTCCTGTGCTCAGTTTCATAAACAAGTGTGCCTGGACTCCAGAGTCCGCGCGATGCGCGTCCCCGCCCCTCTCTCTGCGCTCGCGCCGATCAGAACAAAGAGGCGTTCGAGACGCGCGAAGCCACTCGCGCAATTATATAACCTatccatattattattatatatcaaAAGATGCAGGGGCCTTTCAGCGCAAACCCGCCAGTGTTCAACCATTTAAAAGCTTGTCCGTCTGCTAACACCGACAGACGCCTCCGTACAACGCTGTGGTTTGAAATGAGCGACTAAAGAGCCCACacgaaaaggaaaataaaatgagaatGAATAGACAAgtaaaaaaagcaataaatatAACACCAATAATTAAAGTAACATATTATAATACACAAAGCTTCTCTTAATGATGCAGTTACACTGCAAAAACGACGTGATTATGACTAAAGCACGTGATGATAAATCATATTGAAGCATCATAaatttagctttttaaaataaatgtattttattaatattattaatattaataatattattatagcTCTAACAGctaaataatatatttatttgtcTGCAATTTTTATTTAGAGAcactaaaaaatacaaaaaaatacaaaaaaatattattaataatgataataaagaaGATAAAAATCGCACTGTATTCATAAACTACgactgcagtttaaaaaaaatgattctgTGCCTTAGAGTCAGTttctttttccaatttcattcaaaaacaaaccaaccaaAATAAAGTGCTGTAAATAGTAAAAATATTTCTACTTTGACTGTGTGAGACAGTTATTTTACATTAGTCAAAAGGGACAGGGAGCAAGAcgaaacaaacatttaacaattaaaaaaaaaattaactctTTCATCTTTTTCGCCATTTCCATTTCCCAcgtaaaacaaaactgaaagtgaATGGCATTAATATCACCATGCTATCTAATCTCCCGTCcaacaaatgtttaaaaaaaaaatcctctttcAGCAGCTCAGTATTATCTCATggtaataacaaaaacaaacacgtaACAAGGCGAGGGGGAAACCCCGCTGCGAAAACGCATATCCTCAGAAAGCTATTAATCTTACAATGTAGTTGTTCACCCTGAAAACCGAGATAAAGAGCCACAGGAAATGTTTACTTTTCTTGAGCTGCTCTTTTGAAGTGCCTCTGGACTGAAGAACCCTATAAAATACTTTGCATGGATGCACGTTTATTTTGCCTATTGTTATTTCGGTTcttatatagatatatactagtgtgtgtgtgtgtgtgtgtgtgtgtgtgtttttattttttacatttcgtACTACAGACCcaattcaaaaaagaaaatattttttctttgtctttctctcttttcaagACTATGAATGGCTCTACTATTAAATTTAGTATCCTCCTATAAACGTTAAACCTCTAAAACTCAAAGGCCCCAGTTAAACGGAGATGCTGCTTCCTGCCTGCGCAATGTGGACAAAACGTTGTCTCTTGTAAGTGTCACCTGataattttacatatttatactGGTGGTGTTATCACTGCatttcagatttaaaaaataaataaatgacatttaagaaagaaaatctGTTCATTTGTATATTCATGCTCTGCTGATGTAATGTGAGTGGCATATGAGAGAGACTGTGACGAGGGTGAAAGAGATTAATTAAAACTTAAAGAAAGAGACTGTTTCATTTACCTTCTTTACTGCTGTTCTGGCTCTTATTTTTTTCCCAGGGTCCCGTGGCCTTGTCATCCTCTGACCCGTCCATCATAACCTTGTCACTGGGCACGTACCAGGTGGCGTGCTGCTCTGCCATGAGGGTGTCAAGGTCAATAGTGCCCATTGAGCCCTTCCCAGCATCCGGGCTGCAGCTCGCCAGCTCATTGTCTCCGTTCTGTGAGGGACAGTCGCCATTCTTTTTGCCTGTCTTCATGGCCAGGGGCTGGTCTTCAGAGATACTGAACTGCTGCCGCTGTAGCTGGATTTGGGCCTGCAGAATCTCCAGAGGATGGATTTCTTCCTGGCCAGAGGTGCTGGATGGTGTGCGTACCTGTTCCACCCCAGGAGTGCCCGGGTGGCTGACCCCACTGGCCCCTGTGCCCACACCAGCATTCAGTCCATAGGTGTCTGGCGTCGAGGTAGTATGATTGTTAATGCCCATGCCAAGGGGCTTTTGTCCATTTATCAACCCGTGGTCACTCCTCTGCATTTTGGGTGAGCCGGTGATTATAGGGCTGCGATTAGGTTTGCTGGCTGAGGCCCCTCCTGTGTCTGAGCTGGAGGACACCTCATCCTCATTGCCATAGTGGGTGCTGACATCTTCAGAAAAGTCCACTCTTGGTGAGCTGCTGTCAGACTTGGCAACACTTTGAATGCCACTGTCTAAAGAAGACATAAGGTCAGCCTGGTCCCCCAACATTAGGTCACCTCCTTTCCCCCAAGAGGGCGATTGGAGTTGTTTCTCATGGGGCGTGCCCCCACCCCTCTCCCCAACGCCAGCCGAGGGGGTCTGCTGGCCTGGACTTACAACAGGGTTACTATtatcagaggaaaaaaaaattccaggGCTCACATGTCCActgtctctttttctcctccctctccctctcccacTCCCTGTTGTTGCCTTCCCCTCACTGCACGGGGTAGCGTCCATGTTGTAATTTGGGGAGAGGGCACTGGCTTCCCCCTGCACCGTCTGGCTTTGACTTGCAGGCTTAGAGTTGCTATTCCCAGTGCCAGGCATCTGGCTGTTCTGGGAAGTGCTGCTCTGAAAATATTCAGGACCAGCACTGCCAGTCCCATTAGATGTGCTGCTATTAATGTCCTGCTCAGTCTGACTCAGTTTTCGCTTGCCCTCATTTTGGTTCTTCTTGTTGAATGTTACGTTAAGATTGGGGGCCCCTAGGCTAGCGATCATGTTCTGGCAGGCTGTAGAAAGGGCCGCTAGGCAGCTCTGGCCGAAAACACTGTCTTTAGAGCTGGTTTTGCTGAAGTTCCCAAGGGACAGATTTCCAAGCTTACTAACAGACGACCGCTGGCCTGGGGGGAACTCAGACTGAGGAGGGTAGTTGCCAGGTGAGGTGCTCACCCCCTGGGGAGCACTGTGAGCCGGCCCCTGACGGTTAGCCCCCCCATAGGGAAAAGCTGGCTGTGCTCCCATTGAAGGTGCGGGGAAGTCAGCTGGCCGTCTCTCTGCTGGTGCATTTGGATGTCCTGCTCCTGCTCCCGGAGACTGCATTTGTGTGAGGTTACCCATGTTGCCACTGAACTGTGAGTGCATGCCTGGGGAATGAAGGTTCTGCACATGTCCATCTCCTGGTATTCTCATGGGCTCCTGCATGCCGATCCCCGGCCTAAACATTATCCCAGCGCCGTTCTGCTGCAGCCCCATGTCATGAGGCCCTGACTCATTACCCGCTCCACCCATACGCCGTGACATCATTTCTCCTGGTGGGTGGGACCCCTGAAACCAGGAGTTCTCCTGAGTTACATGAGGATTTTGCCCATCAATGTTGGGCATCCTGCCACCATTCTCCCTGTCAAAGCCAGGATGAGGCATGTTCCCGACTGGGCCTCCGTGAACCATTGGGCCTGGAGGTACATCGCCATGGTGACCCAACTGCTGTAGACTCGGCTGCCTCATTCTTTGCTGCTGGTTGCGAGAGGCCATCTGCTTTATCATCATAGCTGCATTCTGGCGCTGCTGCAGAGACTGCTGCTCGGGCCCTGGATGCTGCAGCGGACCTGGTCCAAAACCTTCATTCACGGGTGGGGTGAACTCTCCAGGAAGGCCGGGGTAGGCAGATGGAGAGAGGTGGTTGTCCATACTGCCACACCAGCCCTCGCCGCCATGTGCATTAGGAAAGTCAAATCTAGGCCTTTTCGCCATGTTCATATAAGGAGAGTCAAAGTGTTGGAGCCTCTGATTTGCAGGCTGttgggagggaggaggagctggctgtTGCATATTAAACATGGGGTCCCCGTAGGGGTGCAGGCCCCTATTTTCCAGTCTGTGAATGGGATATTCAAACTGGTTGTGTTGGCCAGGCATCATGACCCCTCCATCCAGAATGTTAGGGTTAGTAGTGCCGGGCTCAGCCTGAGGGGGTCGAGGGAGGCCAGGGGGGCATGAGTTCTGTCTGGCTATCAAGCCagcctgttgttgttgctgcatgAGAGGATGTCTTGGATTGACCCCAGGCTCCATTCCCACGGGCACTTTCCGGCCATTTCCAAAACGTTCAAAAAACACTCCGTGCTGAGGCTGCTGGGGCTGGGGTGGTGGCGGGTGTCCCTTAGAGATGCCCTGCATACCTGGTGTCCGTGGCATGCCAGCGTTCCCTGGGAAATTCCCACCGGGAACTGGTCTTCCTGGCCCAAAATGTGGTAACTgagattctgattctgaa
It includes:
- the mn1b gene encoding transcriptional activator MN1, translated to MFGLEQFGSQINSRNPGQSERNINQQRLNMGSHYKGPGFHAGGPPGAVEPGMGPLSEPQMLGLNMNMNGEQYGSFHPRGHSDMHAGSGLQQQQGQGPMHGFFNNQQPHQGHPHGHQPHPHQHHPHFGGNFGGPEPGSSCLHGGRLMGYNNNNGMGPQQGFGEGFDPLAEGQTGDGFPQQQQQQPQQRPGNMPDFQHHGPPSGNHAVPAPCLPLDQSPNRAASFHGLPSSSSSSSESHGLEPRRLPNQGAVEGLEYNFPSEPPSGHFDVPVFSPSESESQLPHFGPGRPVPGGNFPGNAGMPRTPGMQGISKGHPPPPQPQQPQHGVFFERFGNGRKVPVGMEPGVNPRHPLMQQQQQAGLIARQNSCPPGLPRPPQAEPGTTNPNILDGGVMMPGQHNQFEYPIHRLENRGLHPYGDPMFNMQQPAPPPSQQPANQRLQHFDSPYMNMAKRPRFDFPNAHGGEGWCGSMDNHLSPSAYPGLPGEFTPPVNEGFGPGPLQHPGPEQQSLQQRQNAAMMIKQMASRNQQQRMRQPSLQQLGHHGDVPPGPMVHGGPVGNMPHPGFDRENGGRMPNIDGQNPHVTQENSWFQGSHPPGEMMSRRMGGAGNESGPHDMGLQQNGAGIMFRPGIGMQEPMRIPGDGHVQNLHSPGMHSQFSGNMGNLTQMQSPGAGAGHPNAPAERRPADFPAPSMGAQPAFPYGGANRQGPAHSAPQGVSTSPGNYPPQSEFPPGQRSSVSKLGNLSLGNFSKTSSKDSVFGQSCLAALSTACQNMIASLGAPNLNVTFNKKNQNEGKRKLSQTEQDINSSTSNGTGSAGPEYFQSSTSQNSQMPGTGNSNSKPASQSQTVQGEASALSPNYNMDATPCSEGKATTGSGRGRGRRKRDSGHVSPGIFFSSDNSNPVVSPGQQTPSAGVGERGGGTPHEKQLQSPSWGKGGDLMLGDQADLMSSLDSGIQSVAKSDSSSPRVDFSEDVSTHYGNEDEVSSSSDTGGASASKPNRSPIITGSPKMQRSDHGLINGQKPLGMGINNHTTSTPDTYGLNAGVGTGASGVSHPGTPGVEQVRTPSSTSGQEEIHPLEILQAQIQLQRQQFSISEDQPLAMKTGKKNGDCPSQNGDNELASCSPDAGKGSMGTIDLDTLMAEQHATWYVPSDKVMMDGSEDDKATGPWEKNKSQNSSKEESELTQSKAGAGAPGAVGGGSSGGNHLQCLSVHCTDELGDSKGRGGPVSSWRSLHSDISNRFGTFVAALT